tagcgaatgccgtatacttctatgtgatcgcagcctgaagtaacaaaccaaaagatcaatgccATCCTATAAAGGAAACCAGTTTTGTTAGGGTGGGTGCcatgggtaggtaggtaggtaggtattaagtatagggagggagggagggagggaggaagctAAAAATGTTGACTATGTTTCTCCAatgcttttgaaaacattttgttacagatggggaggggggagggagggatgGCTGGATCAGTGCAACTTGTTTGAAACAACACTACATTATAAATGTATAGGAGTTGCGGCACTAGGAGGGGGGGAGCATTTTACCTAGGGCAGTAAAAACCCAcaattacaaaaatgtccactttttgtgacaattttgcaCTTCTTTTTTGACCATACAATTAATCAACTTCATCCCAGCAACTGATTTGGCACACTAGAGGAAAGAATGCCAATTGTGTACATTTGATTCAATTGTTTAATAACGATTAACATAGTAGtaatacacaaaacaaaacatatcaaACAACATTTGACATTTCCAACACAATCACAAGCACCAAAAATAGTCTTATGTACCTGTATAAGTGACAATTTTAGTGTAACAAAATTATAGGTATGAAGTGCAAAAAAAATTGCACCACTGTTACGTATACTGTAGGTATTTGCATCATGATTGGGCAAAATGATTTGGACACTGATTGGTTAAATTTTAAAAGTGAAATGGGATTATAATTAAttacacatatgtgacccctcggcacaactgagcccggatatcgccagtgccactattgagatatgctccatcgaacttaacaataaacaataggaaacaaatgatttattgactgttttattgatttttcactccttaaatgtcaagtactatagacatgatatacatcattttaaagctaatttcaagcagaatattttggttgaatatctcaaaaatgatgattggcgacttcagggctcagttgtgccgaggggtcacctataccgtaaacgtttgcctaatagcgcacttgggctcctttgccttggggtaaattttatgtacaaatagagagttccctcctctaaaaatcccaacaagaattacggATATGTGCCCTTATTTTTTGCCcagatttttatgggagggcacttttattttgtgtctaaaattccagttctatcaagggagcccatagcccCATTAGGCAAACGTTAAGGTACCAGTATTCTTTCAGTTTGACACCCTTTCACTTTGACGATATTAAATGATGTGGGGCAAACCTGCCCTTGTCTTTTGAGCCCAATATGTTTAAATTAACACTGTAAAGTAAAGGTAATTTCTAACGATACACATTACACACAGCTACTTCCAGAAATAAACATGTGTATATTCTACAATAAATCATCAAAACAGGCAATACGGTACCAAGATGGGATGATATTAACCAGCCCTCAAATTAAGgctctgaaggggcacagcaactttttttagggcaagttgataattgccttggattttcactgaaaaggcaagtacatgtatttcaagagggcatcatggcaactgttgacaatttgagaagggcaccaaggcaatttctcaaaaacgaagaaaacacacacaaacagtctgatagacgactttataatgaaggggcacgactgggcacggcaagtgactgctgTCGGTctgtaaaggacatattttgatggcattacggcagtgggatgggcacccacggcattaTGCTGTGGGTGCCGTGGGctaattcgagggctgatattAACATCGTATACAAATGCGCCTGCGATAACAAAATGCATGCTTACACTATTTGGGCCACATGAAACCAATGACTTTGTTTCATGTCTGCTTCCCTCTTCACTTTTTGGGATCATTTtgtattaaatattttttatttacaattataacatgtttttaataatttatttttcaaatgtcaatgCTGATACAAGTCCAGGCAAGAAAGCCTCAACCCACAACGACCTGATGCTACAAAATTAGCATAAAGTTGCCGGGGCACTTAAAGGGTCGGTCACCCATGTTaaacaaattcataattttatgtggccttaatTACAAATTCCTAAATCATAATTTAGGGTAACTGGTGCTTTGACGTTAGGTCATTAGCGCAAAGTGGAAATAGTTCATTATGTGTATAAGAATGGAAGTTTTCCCAGTTTTGATCATCTGAAGCTTATTTGAGCAGAGTTTAAAACTCgcgtgcggggggggggggggagaaaaacAAAGGTATTCAGCATTCTCTGTGATATACTTTTTAAAAGTATAAAAGGGTTTAAAATTCCACACAATGTGCATGTCTCCaaatagggctattccatttgaaatccatgtaGATTTTTTTACCAATATGGTAGAAAATGTtaaaatcttctacacagggagtgtgcatttcaaatggggttacttgaaagagtgactccacttgaaatcttcaccccctgtatgggagatttaaggcaatgtcttccatagggggtgcagtGGCTCCAGAACGGGTAGGGAGATGACATTGGGCTCCCCAATATTTAAAATCTTCCGGAGCTTCTGggttgtatgcatttcaaatggaatagccctattaATTAATAGCCTTGTGTGTGTGGGGATGAGTGAGTGGgtgttcatacatgtacatgtagacttGTATTGTAAGCTGGAGGAGATCATTCCAAGTATTCaaaaattttggagaaaattttgTTGCCTCATCTACATTGTATGTTTTGGCGAGGTGCTTTTACCCGATTACACTGCATGCGTATCAATTAACAAACTACCGCAGTATATACCGGTATGCATTCTCTGCATGATATGTTAGCACATGTGATTCAATGCTGCAACACAACTCTCAATTGAGACAAAGTATCATCAGGAcacaaaacatatttatgtaaacTTCATACTGAGGGACTCAAATTTATATCTCAAAGTTGAGTAAATAGGCCCACATTATTGTTACAGTTTTTCATTATAGTTCAGAAACACAAGGCTCTCAACCAGATCAGGATTTGGTTCTGGAGAATCTGATTTAATGGTGATCTGATTCTTAGTAAAGGCATCTCTTGGCAAAGCAGCAGTACACGGAATACAAAGATACCCTCTAGCCGCCGGTGCTAGAAACTGATAACGTGTTTCATTAATATGCCACCATTCTAGTGGTTCGCTCTCTTTATGCATAACTTTTTCGAGAGTGTAAGCTTGAATTTCAATTTCCAAACGATTACATGCACGCTGCTGCGATTCATCATCTGAATCTTCTGAGTCAGATCCAAGCAGATCCGACATCCCAGACTTGCGTCGTTTAGTAGGTGGAGCCACATCTTCCGTTTCCTCTGGTTCCGTCTGCTGTCGCTGACTTTCAACAATATGACCCAATGAATTTCGCATCTGCCGTTGCTGCTCTGGTGTGTGATACTTCAATGTCCTGTGACGTGGATCTAAAGCAGCTGCAATTGTGCTCGTTGTTGGTTTCTCAAGTAATGCTTCTAGCTGGAAGCTTTCTTTCATGGACGCATGAATAGTCTCTTTCAGTTTGCGCATTGATGCCGGATCATCGTCTTCTACTTCAAGCTTTTTCTCCATTGAACGAAGAATGGCGCGCAAGCTGGAGACTGACACAAATTTTTCTTGAGCAAGTACGTTTACAGCCCTAGCCAGGGGCATCAGAACTTTGACTATGGCATGGATAGTTTCCCACTGTTGGTCTGTCAAATTAAGGCATACATCTTTGACTTCATCATCTTTCTTCAGAACTTCAATTGCCACGGATATGAATTGTTGCTGCTTAGCGAGAGAGACACACATTTCAAAGATGCTAGTCCAGTGATGGGTCAAGTCCTCCTGTACGATGCTATATTGTTGTCCAGCATGCTTTTCCAACTCTGCCGCAGCTGGGGTACCAGGTTTGAAGTAACTTGCAATGCTTCTTGCTGCGATTATGGTTCCATCGATGTCGGGAAAAACGAAAGCTGAACTGATACATTCATTGAGCAATACCCCCATACATTTCATGGGGTCACAGTTCATGGCTTGTTTCAGCAAATCCATAGCCTCTGCCATCTCCTTAGAGTCATCATGTACAACAGCACTAATCATCCCCTCGTCGATGTCATACTCTGATAAGTTATCAAGTACAAGCTGAAGTATATCTTCTGCACTTCTATCATCAGGGTCCCCAATTTCACTCACTGACAATATGTAACTCTGTACGCTATGCTCACTGCTAACCAGGTGAACCATGATTACAAGGGCCTCCGAGGTGGCTCCTACCACTGTGTAACAAGACAGAGCCACAGTGTCCGTATCTTGAATCAAAGTTTTCAGTTTGGTTCGACCCGACATGTATTTTGTGCGCAAAAGATCTTCAAAGTACTTCATTGATGGAATTTGATAAGTTGGCTTTAATACATGCAGAAGTTCCTTGAAGCCTACCCCATCAACAATTGACAATGATAACATATCACGCGTGATGCAAGACAGGATCGCCTCCGTCACTGCACCCATGTTCTGATCGCCACCTCCGACAAGTGGCAGCACCCGGGGTAATGGCACGGCACTGCTTGTGCTAGGTGCTGTGTTGCTACTCTCACTATCAGCAACAGGATAAGCAAGTACAACATCGGCATGTGATGCAGAGAGAGTGTCTCCTGCCATGGCAACAACATATGGATGCTTTCTCTCCAGGTGATGACGCATACCGGTGGTGGAGCCGTAAAAACGCATTTCTTGTTGACACACTTtacattttgtaattttggggtttACTTTGGCGAAATATTTCCACactatggaaactttcggactgGATGCCATTATACACTGAATTGAGTTAGCATCAGTATACAAGGTCACAACACTGGTTTCCTTTATTGTCACACTGCACATGCAGACAGTACAGAGTTTATACAATGCCCTGCAATTAGGAAGCCGATGCACAAGTCAGTAAGCTTAAAGTTGTCCAAGCATGTTAGCATGAAAGTCCATCACAATTATGCAGCAAGTGAAATAGTTCAGCTCAGGAATAGCACAGCAACACAAATCTTCCTTCAAAACAGTTGTgcacaaaaagaaaacaacacaATCAAGCTAATCACACTGTATGAAAATGCACATTGTGAACATTACATGTCTGCTCCATTTTGCAACTGTGCAAATGAAAGGTCAGAGGGCAGACAGGTCAGGATACTACTAGACTCTTTGTGCATGCATTGTATACACTacagtacacacacacacacacatgggaCATAATTGCACATGTATACTATTAGGCAGTGTTGCCACATTGGATTGACAAGTAACAAATTTAGGGGACTACAGATAGACTTGTATTGTGCATTGCGATTATTTTTGTATACAAAATAATGTGTTTAAATGGTTGTGGTTGAATCAGGGATCCCTGATTGGATGATGTGCCATGTAAGGCTGAAAGTCAATAAAATTTCAACTCTGTTACTAACTAATACTGCGGATATTTCACTGGAAGTTTGCAAAATATTCCagaaaattttggacaaatttacCATACTTTTCAACAgaattgaaaacattattttcaAAATCCCAGCCTCACATCCCTACCACGCCGCCCCCGTTATACAAACATTCTATACATCGATTCAGTTAGCAGGTGTAATTCAATTAATGCAAGTTATGCAACCATTGaaattatacattttgtacattactACATTTTTCGTGCCATACATCACTCACTCAACTCTAGATGAAACAAAGTAGATGAGCAAATTTCATAGAACTTTACGTGAATCAAAATGGATTCTCACAAACTCCAGATACCAAGATTATCAAATTAACTGATCATATGAATAAtaggaaaatcaattttgatttgCAAACTAATGCAGGAGTCACGACTCACGAGGAATCATGACCCTACCTTCCTCAAGCCTTCAGCAATTTGTTGCTGAAAATGTGTGTACTCTTTACCTTGCTAGACAAAACCATATCTTGACCAAATGTAATTTTAAATGTGGTGATTCAACCAAACAAATAGTCTCTCAAGGAGAAGCCTCAAAATAAGgtgatctggaccaggagccacacataatttgtaaaaaaacAGCTCCTGGTCCTCGGATTTATcgagtgaaccaggagccatttttaagaGGTAAGAGTCATtcaaatttcaattgtacacattttaaatacaaaacctgctttaactacctggctctatttaaaacaaaatgtagagcctggttcatgtAATTTTGGTTTGGACCAgaagccaaaatgttatgaccattagGTGGGGAAATGGCTCCCGGGTGTCTGGTTATTGAAGCTTGCAAGGGGGATCATTGGGGTATCATTGACCTTTGCCCTCATATAGATTATTATATCAAGAACCAACACTCACCTAGCAGGTGAATCCtgacctaataattttttttggtggtgATTTGA
This DNA window, taken from Amphiura filiformis chromosome 16, Afil_fr2py, whole genome shotgun sequence, encodes the following:
- the LOC140135497 gene encoding E3 SUMO-protein ligase ZBED1-like, whose product is MCSVTIKETSVVTLYTDANSIQCIMASSPKVSIVWKYFAKVNPKITKCKVCQQEMRFYGSTTGMRHHLERKHPYVVAMAGDTLSASHADVVLAYPVADSESSNTAPSTSSAVPLPRVLPLVGGGDQNMGAVTEAILSCITRDMLSLSIVDGVGFKELLHVLKPTYQIPSMKYFEDLLRTKYMSGRTKLKTLIQDTDTVALSCYTVVGATSEALVIMVHLVSSEHSVQSYILSVSEIGDPDDRSAEDILQLVLDNLSEYDIDEGMISAVVHDDSKEMAEAMDLLKQAMNCDPMKCMGVLLNECISSAFVFPDIDGTIIAARSIASYFKPGTPAAAELEKHAGQQYSIVQEDLTHHWTSIFEMCVSLAKQQQFISVAIEVLKKDDEVKDVCLNLTDQQWETIHAIVKVLMPLARAVNVLAQEKFVSVSSLRAILRSMEKKLEVEDDDPASMRKLKETIHASMKESFQLEALLEKPTTSTIAAALDPRHRTLKYHTPEQQRQMRNSLGHIVESQRQQTEPEETEDVAPPTKRRKSGMSDLLGSDSEDSDDESQQRACNRLEIEIQAYTLEKVMHKESEPLEWWHINETRYQFLAPAARGYLCIPCTAALPRDAFTKNQITIKSDSPEPNPDLVESLVFLNYNEKL